In a genomic window of Mycolicibacter heraklionensis:
- the ipdE1 gene encoding acyl-CoA dehydrogenase IpdE1 has protein sequence MQAVEGFRAEVRAWLADNLVGEFAELKGLGGPGREHEAFEERMAWNRHLADAGLTCLGWPVEHGGRGLSVAHRVAFYEEYARADAPDKVNHLGEELLGPTLIAFGTPEQQQRFLPGIRNVTELWCQGYSEPGAGSDLANVSTTAVLDGDAWVINGQKVWTSLAHLSQWCFVVARTEKGSKRHNGLSYLLVPLDQPGVEVRPIVQLTGTSEFNEVFFDNARTDADLVVGEPGDGWKVAMGTLTFERGVSTLGQQIRYARELSSLAELAARNGAAEDPLIRERLTRSWVGLRSMRSYAMATMDVEQPGQDNVSKLLWANWHRDLGELAMDVIGRDSMVLRDGEFDEWQRLYLFTRSDTIYGGSNEIQRNIIAERVLGLPREAKG, from the coding sequence CATGAGGCGTTCGAGGAGCGGATGGCATGGAACCGCCATCTGGCCGACGCCGGACTGACCTGCCTGGGCTGGCCGGTGGAACACGGCGGGCGCGGCCTGTCGGTGGCGCACCGGGTGGCGTTCTACGAGGAGTACGCCCGCGCCGATGCGCCCGACAAGGTCAATCACCTGGGTGAGGAGCTGCTGGGGCCGACCCTGATCGCCTTCGGCACACCCGAGCAGCAGCAGCGTTTCCTGCCCGGCATCCGCAACGTCACGGAGCTGTGGTGCCAGGGCTACTCCGAGCCGGGCGCCGGCAGCGACCTGGCCAATGTTTCCACCACCGCCGTGCTCGACGGCGATGCATGGGTGATCAACGGCCAGAAGGTATGGACGTCGCTGGCGCACCTGTCGCAGTGGTGCTTCGTGGTGGCCCGCACCGAGAAGGGGTCCAAGCGGCACAACGGACTGTCTTACCTGTTGGTGCCGCTGGACCAGCCCGGGGTCGAGGTCCGGCCGATCGTGCAGCTGACCGGCACCTCGGAGTTCAACGAGGTGTTCTTCGACAACGCCCGCACCGACGCCGACCTGGTGGTCGGCGAACCCGGCGACGGCTGGAAGGTGGCGATGGGCACGCTCACCTTCGAGCGTGGCGTGTCGACACTGGGCCAGCAGATCCGTTACGCCCGTGAGCTGTCTTCGCTGGCTGAGCTCGCGGCGCGCAACGGTGCCGCCGAGGACCCGTTGATTCGGGAGCGGCTGACCCGCTCCTGGGTGGGCTTGCGGTCGATGCGGTCCTACGCGATGGCCACCATGGACGTCGAGCAGCCGGGTCAAGACAATGTCTCCAAGCTGCTGTGGGCCAACTGGCATCGCGATCTCGGCGAGCTGGCCATGGACGTGATCGGGCGCGACTCGATGGTGTTGCGCGACGGCGAGTTCGACGAGTGGCAGCGGCTGTACCTGTTCACCCGCAGCGACACCATCTACGGCGGGTCGAACGAGATTCAGCGCAACATCATCGCCGAGCGGGTTCTCGGCCTACCCCGGGAGGCAAAGGGATGA